A single region of the candidate division KSB1 bacterium genome encodes:
- the infC gene encoding translation initiation factor IF-3: MRINNQIRVPKVRLIGADGEQVGIVSIQEAMSRAEAAGLDLVEVAPNAEPPVCRVMDFGKFKYEQSKKEKDSRRKAAVIHLKEIRFRPKIEEHDFNFKVKHAREFIEDGDKVKVTVTFRGREMVHQEFGKAVLDRMIEQLADIAKTERSPHMEGRNLVVYFVKK; the protein is encoded by the coding sequence ATCCGGATCAACAATCAAATCCGGGTTCCGAAAGTTCGGCTCATCGGAGCTGACGGCGAACAAGTCGGCATCGTGTCGATTCAGGAGGCGATGTCGCGCGCTGAGGCGGCGGGGCTTGATCTCGTCGAAGTCGCTCCCAATGCAGAACCGCCGGTTTGCCGGGTCATGGACTTCGGCAAATTCAAATATGAGCAGAGCAAAAAGGAAAAGGACAGCCGCAGAAAGGCAGCCGTCATCCACCTCAAAGAAATTCGCTTTCGCCCGAAGATCGAAGAGCACGATTTTAACTTCAAGGTGAAGCACGCTCGCGAGTTTATCGAGGACGGCGACAAAGTGAAAGTCACGGTGACGTTTCGCGGACGTGAAATGGTGCACCAGGAATTCGGCAAGGCGGTGCTGGATCGAATGATCGAGCAGCTTGCCGATATTGCCAAAACTGAGCGGTCGCCGCACATGGAAGGCCGCAACCTGGTGGTGTATTTTGTCAAAAAGTAA
- the rpmI gene encoding 50S ribosomal protein L35, whose translation MPKMKSHRASKKRFKITATGKLVRRHAGKSHILTKKSRKRKRHLRQAAQVHPADAKRIMNLVKA comes from the coding sequence ATGCCGAAAATGAAAAGCCATCGCGCGTCCAAGAAGCGGTTCAAAATTACCGCCACCGGCAAGCTGGTGCGCCGGCACGCGGGCAAGAGCCATATTCTGACCAAGAAAAGCCGCAAGCGCAAGCGCCATTTGCGCCAAGCTGCGCAGGTGCATCCTGCCGACGCCAAGCGCATCATGAATTTGGTCAAGGCGTGA
- the rplT gene encoding 50S ribosomal protein L20 — protein sequence MPRAQGSVPSHRRRRKLLNKTKGRWGGKGNLLRPARETYEKGLTYAYSDRRKRKRDFRRLWITRINAGVRLAGLTYSTFMNALKKKQVEIDRKMLADLAVRDPQAFQSLVQLAQQ from the coding sequence ATGCCTCGTGCACAAGGTTCCGTTCCATCCCATCGTCGTCGTCGCAAGCTGCTGAATAAAACCAAAGGCCGCTGGGGCGGCAAAGGGAATTTGCTGCGCCCGGCCCGTGAAACTTACGAGAAGGGTCTCACTTACGCTTACAGCGATCGCCGCAAGCGCAAGCGTGATTTTCGCCGCCTGTGGATCACGCGCATCAACGCCGGCGTGCGTTTGGCCGGCTTGACGTATTCGACCTTCATGAATGCGTTGAAGAAGAAGCAGGTTGAGATCGACCGCAAGATGCTGGCCGATTTGGCGGTGCGCGATCCCCAAGCCTTCCAGAGTCTCGTCCAGCTCGCGCAACAATAA